The following are encoded together in the Juglans microcarpa x Juglans regia isolate MS1-56 chromosome 2D, Jm3101_v1.0, whole genome shotgun sequence genome:
- the LOC121250930 gene encoding probable polyamine oxidase 5 isoform X2: MVTKKPRIVIIGAGMAGLTAANKLYTATGFKDLFELCVVEGGSRIGGRINTSEFGGDRIEMGATWIHGNGGSPIYQIARESHALESEQPWECMDACPDEPTTIAEGGFQLTPSIVEPVATLFKNLMDYAQGKSIQDCAGSDYSNLSAKALKISASNGGQGKLSVGSFLRQGLNSYWVCKKDQGELQGYGKWSRRMLEEGVFAIHENIQRTYTSAGDLLSLDYSAESEYRMFPGEEITIAKGYMSVIESLASVLPPGLVQFGRKVTRIEWQPEEHESSDKEKVHGARPVKLHFCDGSNMLADHVIVTVSLGVLKAGIGEDSGLFSPPLPSFKSEAISRLGYGLVNKLFLQVEGDDFNKFPFLQMVFHRPDSEFRHKKIPWWMRRTATLWPIYSNSRVLLSWFAGKEALELESLQDEQIIDGVATTISSFLSQPHKQANSNSRELCNGNMNSMKNCHESEVKVTKILKSKWGTDPLFLGSYSYVAVGSSGDDFDTMAEPLPKHDNAVSPSLQILFAGEATHRTHYSTTHGAYLSGLREANRLLHHYHCVEVKV, encoded by the coding sequence ATGGTGACCAAGAAGCCAAGAATTGTGATAATTGGAGCAGGAATGGCTGGCCTTACAGCTGCAAACAAGCTCTATACTGCCACTGGCTTCAAAGACTTGTTTGAGCTGTGTGTTGTGGAAGGTGGGAGTAGAATTGGTGGCAGAATCAACACTTCTGAGTTTGGTGGTGACCGGATTGAGATGGGCGCAACTTGGATCCATGGCAATGGAGGCAGCCCAATTTACCAAATTGCTCGAGAAAGCCATGCACTGGAGTCTGAGCAGCCATGGGAGTGCATGGACGCGTGCCCTGACGAGCCCACCACCATTGCTGAAGGGGGATTTCAGCTAACTCCATCTATTGTCGAGCCTGTGGCGACCCTATTCAAGAACCTGATGGATTATGCTCAAGGAAAGTCAATCCAAGACTGTGCAGGCAGTGATTACTCTAACCTTTCAGCTAAGGCTTTGAAGATTTCTGCAAGCAATGGTGGCCAAGGAAAGCTCAGTGTCGGTTCTTTTCTACGACAAGGACTAAATTCTTATTGGGTTTGTAAGAAAGATCAGGGAGAGCTCCAAGGATATGGTAAATGGAGCAGAAGGATGCTTGAAGAAGGAGTATTTGCAATTCATGAGAACATCCAGAGGACTTATACATCAGCTGGTGATCTTTTATCTTTAGATTATAGTGCAGAAAGCGAATATCGTATGTTTCCTGGTGAAGAAATCACCATTGCCAAAGGCTACATGAGCGTAATCGAGTCCCTAGCTTCTGTTCTACCACCTGGTTTAGTCCAATTTGGCCGAAAGGTCACAAGAATTGAATGGCAGCCTGAAGAACATGAATCTTCAGACAAGGAAAAAGTTCATGGTGCTAGGCCAGTGAAGTTGCATTTCTGTGATGGTTCCAACATGTTGGCAGATCATGTTATTGTCACGGTTTCATTGGGAGTGCTTAAAGCCGGAATTGGGGAAGATTCAGGTTTGTTCAGTCCTCCCCTGCCTTCATTTAAGTCTGAGGCAATATCAAGGCTCGGTTATGGCCTTGTCAACAAGTTGTTTCTGCAAGTGGAAGGCGATGATTTCAACAAGTTTCCATTTCTCCAAATGGTTTTCCATAGACCTGACTCGGAATTCAGGCATAAAAAAATACCTTGGTGGATGAGGAGGACAGCTACTCTGTGGCCAATTTATAGCAATTCCCGTGTCCTGCTATCTTGGTTTGCAGGAAAAGAAGCATTAGAGCTTGAATCACTCCAAGATGAACAGATCATTGATGGGGTTGCAACAACAATCTCAAGCTTTCTATCACAACCCCACAAGCAAGCCAACTCAAACAGCCGTGAACTATGCAATGGGAACATGAATTCTATGAAAAACTGTCATGAAAGTGAAGTGAAAGTCACCAAAATACTGAAGAGCAAATGGGGTACGGATCCTTTATTTTTGGGGTCTTACAGTTATGTTGCAGTTGGATCAAGTGGCGATGATTTTGATACGATGGCCGAGCCATTGCCAAAACATGACAATGCTGTTTCGCCTTCACTTCAAATTCTGTTT
- the LOC121250930 gene encoding probable polyamine oxidase 5 isoform X1 has translation MVTKKPRIVIIGAGMAGLTAANKLYTATGFKDLFELCVVEGGSRIGGRINTSEFGGDRIEMGATWIHGNGGSPIYQIARESHALESEQPWECMDACPDEPTTIAEGGFQLTPSIVEPVATLFKNLMDYAQGKSIQDCAGSDYSNLSAKALKISASNGGQGKLSVGSFLRQGLNSYWVCKKDQGELQGYGKWSRRMLEEGVFAIHENIQRTYTSAGDLLSLDYSAESEYRMFPGEEITIAKGYMSVIESLASVLPPGLVQFGRKVTRIEWQPEEHESSDKEKVHGARPVKLHFCDGSNMLADHVIVTVSLGVLKAGIGEDSGLFSPPLPSFKSEAISRLGYGLVNKLFLQVEGDDFNKFPFLQMVFHRPDSEFRHKKIPWWMRRTATLWPIYSNSRVLLSWFAGKEALELESLQDEQIIDGVATTISSFLSQPHKQANSNSRELCNGNMNSMKNCHESEVKVTKILKSKWGTDPLFLGSYSYVAVGSSGDDFDTMAEPLPKHDNAVSPSLQILFAGEATHRTHYSTTHGAYLSGLREANRLLHHYHCVERLRMGGKGRKIMKDERERRQHF, from the coding sequence ATGGTGACCAAGAAGCCAAGAATTGTGATAATTGGAGCAGGAATGGCTGGCCTTACAGCTGCAAACAAGCTCTATACTGCCACTGGCTTCAAAGACTTGTTTGAGCTGTGTGTTGTGGAAGGTGGGAGTAGAATTGGTGGCAGAATCAACACTTCTGAGTTTGGTGGTGACCGGATTGAGATGGGCGCAACTTGGATCCATGGCAATGGAGGCAGCCCAATTTACCAAATTGCTCGAGAAAGCCATGCACTGGAGTCTGAGCAGCCATGGGAGTGCATGGACGCGTGCCCTGACGAGCCCACCACCATTGCTGAAGGGGGATTTCAGCTAACTCCATCTATTGTCGAGCCTGTGGCGACCCTATTCAAGAACCTGATGGATTATGCTCAAGGAAAGTCAATCCAAGACTGTGCAGGCAGTGATTACTCTAACCTTTCAGCTAAGGCTTTGAAGATTTCTGCAAGCAATGGTGGCCAAGGAAAGCTCAGTGTCGGTTCTTTTCTACGACAAGGACTAAATTCTTATTGGGTTTGTAAGAAAGATCAGGGAGAGCTCCAAGGATATGGTAAATGGAGCAGAAGGATGCTTGAAGAAGGAGTATTTGCAATTCATGAGAACATCCAGAGGACTTATACATCAGCTGGTGATCTTTTATCTTTAGATTATAGTGCAGAAAGCGAATATCGTATGTTTCCTGGTGAAGAAATCACCATTGCCAAAGGCTACATGAGCGTAATCGAGTCCCTAGCTTCTGTTCTACCACCTGGTTTAGTCCAATTTGGCCGAAAGGTCACAAGAATTGAATGGCAGCCTGAAGAACATGAATCTTCAGACAAGGAAAAAGTTCATGGTGCTAGGCCAGTGAAGTTGCATTTCTGTGATGGTTCCAACATGTTGGCAGATCATGTTATTGTCACGGTTTCATTGGGAGTGCTTAAAGCCGGAATTGGGGAAGATTCAGGTTTGTTCAGTCCTCCCCTGCCTTCATTTAAGTCTGAGGCAATATCAAGGCTCGGTTATGGCCTTGTCAACAAGTTGTTTCTGCAAGTGGAAGGCGATGATTTCAACAAGTTTCCATTTCTCCAAATGGTTTTCCATAGACCTGACTCGGAATTCAGGCATAAAAAAATACCTTGGTGGATGAGGAGGACAGCTACTCTGTGGCCAATTTATAGCAATTCCCGTGTCCTGCTATCTTGGTTTGCAGGAAAAGAAGCATTAGAGCTTGAATCACTCCAAGATGAACAGATCATTGATGGGGTTGCAACAACAATCTCAAGCTTTCTATCACAACCCCACAAGCAAGCCAACTCAAACAGCCGTGAACTATGCAATGGGAACATGAATTCTATGAAAAACTGTCATGAAAGTGAAGTGAAAGTCACCAAAATACTGAAGAGCAAATGGGGTACGGATCCTTTATTTTTGGGGTCTTACAGTTATGTTGCAGTTGGATCAAGTGGCGATGATTTTGATACGATGGCCGAGCCATTGCCAAAACATGACAATGCTGTTTCGCCTTCACTTCAAATTCTGTTT